One stretch of Ostrinia nubilalis chromosome 11, ilOstNubi1.1, whole genome shotgun sequence DNA includes these proteins:
- the LOC135076122 gene encoding replication factor C subunit 3, translating into MSLWVDKHRPRDLMKLDFHKDQAVRLKSLVQQSDFPHLLIYGPSGAGKKTRIMCLLRELYGSGVERLRQETMNFTTPSNKKIEIMTVSSNYHIEVNPTDVGIHDRVVIMDLVKNVAQTHQIDSSGQREFKVVILNEVDDLTKDAQHALRRTMEKYVATCRLILIANSISRVIPAIRSRCLTIRVPAPTEIEISSVLHLVCKKEGLSLPSELAMRIAKCADRNLRRALLMCEACKVQQYPFTADQKVPEPDWQQFIRETASMILSEQSPKKLGEVRQKLYELIIHGVPPDMVFAGLLKELVRNCDMAMKCQVASHAAMYEHRMRLGNKPIFHLEAFVAKFMAIYKKFMEESLGDAF; encoded by the coding sequence ATGAGTCTGTGGGTGGATAAACACCGACCTAGAGATCTTATGAAACTAGATTTTCATAAAGATCAAGCAGTCCGGCTAAAGAGTTTAGTGCAACAAAGTGATTTCCCACATTTGCTGATATACGGTCCCTCTGGTGCCGGTAAGAAAACACGTATTATGTGCCTGCTGAGAGAATTGTATGGTTCAGGCGTGGAACGCCTAAGGCAAGAAACGATGAACTTTACCACCCCATCgaacaaaaaaattgaaattatgaCTGTAAGTAGTAATTACCACATTGAGGTTAACCCAACTGATGTAGGAATACACGATCGTGTTGTTATCATGGATTTAGTGAAGAATGTAGCTCAGACACATCAAATTGATTCATCAGGCCAGCGGGAATTTAAGGTTGTTATTCTGAATGAAGTTGATGACCTCACCAAAGACGCACAGCATGCGTTACGACGAACTATGGAGAAGTATGTAGCTACTTGTAGATTGATACTCATTGCTAATTCGATATCACGAGTTATTCCAGCAATTCGGTCCCGTTGTCTAACAATAAGAGTCCCAGCACCTACAGAAATTGAGATTTCATCCGTTCTACATTTGGTTTGTAAGAAAGAAGGATTAAGTCTGCCATCCGAGTTGGCAATGCGTATAGCTAAATGTGCTGATCGCAATTTGCGACGTGCGTTACTTATGTGTGAAGCATGCAAAGTCCAACAATACCCATTTACTGCAGATCAAAAGGTTCCAGAACCAGATTGGCAACAATTTATCAGAGAAACTGCTTCTATGATTTTATCTGAGCAATCTCCAAAAAAACTTGGGGAAGTTAGACAGAAGCTGTATGAGTTGATAATACATGGTGTCCCTCCTGATATGGTGTTTGCAGGCCTGCTGAAAGAATTGGTTCGTAACTGTGATATGGCGATGAAGTGTCAAGTGGCCAGTCATGCTGCAATGTATGAACATAGAATGAGACTTGGAAACAAACCTATTTTCCATCTAGAAGCATTTGTTGCTAAGTTTATGGCTATCTACaaaaagtttatggaagaatcCCTTGGTGATGCATTTTAA